In Pseudovibrio brasiliensis, the following are encoded in one genomic region:
- a CDS encoding GNAT family N-acetyltransferase has protein sequence MRITLRDIRKDHDRRRFDCGIKALNDYLTEYARQYNNPPKQQTLILEDIDDPRQVIGFITILQDRLNDQPAVLLARLAVDRRYQNSGNGSLLLVEAMRLAVDYLEAFSNPAGLIIDAKDEHVADFYVAWGAHQLPDSQSKLLFSMNSMKATLEAMELEQEANTD, from the coding sequence ATGCGTATTACTTTAAGAGATATTCGCAAGGACCATGATCGTCGTAGATTTGATTGTGGCATCAAAGCATTAAATGACTATTTGACCGAGTATGCCCGGCAGTATAACAATCCGCCTAAACAGCAAACATTGATACTTGAAGATATTGATGACCCACGACAGGTTATAGGCTTCATTACTATTTTGCAGGACAGACTAAATGATCAGCCTGCTGTGCTACTTGCACGCCTTGCCGTAGACAGGCGCTATCAGAACAGCGGTAATGGCAGCCTTCTATTAGTTGAAGCAATGCGGCTAGCAGTAGATTATCTGGAGGCATTTTCTAACCCTGCAGGCTTAATCATAGATGCCAAAGACGAACATGTAGCTGACTTTTATGTTGCGTGGGGTGCTCATCAGCTACCTGATAGCCAGTCAAAGCTTTTGTTTTCAATGAACTCCATGAAAGCAACACTAGAAGCAATGGAACTCGAA
- a CDS encoding plasmid mobilization protein: MNATQEISTEKATFEESKRTERANIRLSKFEKETLTKAAELSGLNLSSFLIRAAMDVAVRIQETGEVPAMRVSNADIDFIRRENTKTGTVNRKLVRRAQSAMQARKKAAS, from the coding sequence ATGAATGCAACTCAAGAGATATCAACTGAAAAAGCAACTTTTGAAGAAAGTAAAAGAACAGAAAGAGCAAATATTAGACTTTCAAAATTTGAAAAAGAAACACTAACCAAAGCTGCCGAACTATCAGGATTAAACTTAAGTTCTTTCCTAATTCGAGCAGCTATGGATGTTGCAGTACGAATACAAGAAACCGGTGAAGTTCCTGCGATGAGAGTATCTAACGCTGATATTGACTTTATTCGCAGAGAAAACACTAAAACAGGAACCGTGAACCGCAAACTGGTTCGAAGAGCACAATCAGCTATGCAGGCAAGAAAGAAAGCTGCCTCATGA